DNA from Deinobacterium chartae:
CCGCCACTTCCTCGAGGGCGACGAGGCGTGGTGGGACCGGGTGCAGCGCGTGAACCTCAAGAGCGTGTTTTTGTGCTCGCACCGCGCGGCGCGGATCATGGCCCGCCGCCGGCGCGGGGTGATCCTCACCACCTCCTCGGGCGGAGCGACCCGCGCCCACCGCGGCAACGTCGCCTACGACGCCACCAAGGGCGGCATCGAGGCCATGACCCGCGCCATGGCGCTGGACCTCGCTCCCTACGGCATCCGGGTGAACGGCGTGGTGCCGGGGCTGATCAACACCTACGGCCTCAGCGGCGAGGTGCTGCGCGAGCGCGAGGCGGTCGTTCCGCTGGGCCGCTACGGCACCGCCGAGGACCTGGTGGGAGCCGCGACTTTCCTGGCCTCGAGCGACGCGGCCTACATCACCGGGCAGTTCATCGTGGTAGACGGCGGGGTGCTGGCGCAGCAGCGCTCGGCGAACGTGGATACCTTCCCGCTCTCGCGCTTTCCCACCATCGAGCCGGACCTGGCTTAAGGAGCGATGATGAACCTCAGGCCCGACGCGGTGGTGGTGGGTGCCGGCATCGTAGGAGCGGCGTGCGCGCTTCGGCTGGCCGAGCGCGGCCTCAGGGTCAGCGTTCTCGAGCAGGCCGAGTCGCCGGCTGCGGGCTCCACCGCCCGCAGCGTGGCAGGCGTGCGCGCACAGTTCGCCACCCGCACCAACATCTTGCTCTCGCAGCGCAGCATCGCCGAGTACGCGGCCCTGCCCGAGGCGGGCTACTGCGCCTCCGGATATCTGCTGCTGTTTTCTGCGGTGCAGTGGACGGCCCATCAGGCAGCCCTGGCGTTGCAACGCTCGCTGGGCGTGCCGGTCCGGGCCCTCTCGCCCCTCGAGGCACAGCGCATCACGCCGTTTGATCCCGAGGGCATCGCCGGTTGCAGCTTCTGCCCGACCGACGGCAGCGTGGACCCGCACGGCATCACCTTCGCCTACCTGCGCGGCGCGGCGCGGCGCGGTGCCGAGCTGCACACCGCCACCCCGCTGACCGCCGTCACGCGCTCGGGCGGCGTCTGGCGGCTGCACACCCCGCGCGGCACCCTCGAGGCCCCGCTGCTGGTCAACGCCGCCGGAGCGTGGTCCGGCGAGGTGGCGGCCCTGGCCGGGCTGGACGTTCCCGTGATCCCTGCCCGCCGCATGGTCTTCGCGACCGGTCCGCTGGGGCGCCACCTGGGGTATCCGATGACCTTCGACCTGACCAGCGGGGTTTACCTGCGCTCCGAGGGCGAGCGGCTGATCCTGGGGCGCGCCGATGTGGCCGACAGCGGCTGGCGGGAGGGCATGAACTGGGACTGGCTCGAACCCACCCTCGAGGCGGCCCTGGCGCGTTTTCCGTGGCTGGAACAGGCCACGCTGGACCGCCGCGCCAGCTGGTGGGGGTACTACGAAGTGACCCCGGACCACGCCCC
Protein-coding regions in this window:
- a CDS encoding NAD(P)/FAD-dependent oxidoreductase — translated: MNLRPDAVVVGAGIVGAACALRLAERGLRVSVLEQAESPAAGSTARSVAGVRAQFATRTNILLSQRSIAEYAALPEAGYCASGYLLLFSAVQWTAHQAALALQRSLGVPVRALSPLEAQRITPFDPEGIAGCSFCPTDGSVDPHGITFAYLRGAARRGAELHTATPLTAVTRSGGVWRLHTPRGTLEAPLLVNAAGAWSGEVAALAGLDVPVIPARRMVFATGPLGRHLGYPMTFDLTSGVYLRSEGERLILGRADVADSGWREGMNWDWLEPTLEAALARFPWLEQATLDRRASWWGYYEVTPDHAPILGRMPGADGWINACGFSGHGVMHAAAVGHVIAQEALGEPASVNIDALRYERFGQAQAGLHDLQL
- a CDS encoding SDR family NAD(P)-dependent oxidoreductase, with translation MEQRFREQVVLITGAGGGIGRAVALRFAAEGARVAVNDLRAQAAQAVSEEIRAAGGQALAVPADVADRESVEAMFDAVERHFGYVDVLLNNAGLISEDRHFLEGDEAWWDRVQRVNLKSVFLCSHRAARIMARRRRGVILTTSSGGATRAHRGNVAYDATKGGIEAMTRAMALDLAPYGIRVNGVVPGLINTYGLSGEVLREREAVVPLGRYGTAEDLVGAATFLASSDAAYITGQFIVVDGGVLAQQRSANVDTFPLSRFPTIEPDLA